In Haloarcula sp. H-GB4, a single genomic region encodes these proteins:
- the rocF gene encoding arginase has product MEQQVRVLGVPMDLGADRRGVDMGPSAIRYGGLADQLSDIGIDCIDGGDIAVPRPEERDPDAGGLDSGRAKFFRETKEVCEDVTTAVDATLREGRFPLVLGGDHSIGVGTIAGAAREDEELGVIWFDAHGDFNTPETTPSGNIHGMSLAAVLGLGVFSDHEWAHTPAVSEENVVIVGLRDVDDGERRLIENSDITAYTMSDIDARSAPEVVDEALDIATDGTDGIHVSLDLDWLDPTEAPGVGTPVRGGVSYREAHIAMEYVAEHHDQLRSMELVEVNPILDEHNRTAELACELVASAFGKRVL; this is encoded by the coding sequence ATGGAACAACAGGTTCGCGTGCTCGGCGTGCCGATGGACCTCGGTGCCGACCGGCGCGGTGTCGACATGGGACCATCAGCGATACGGTACGGCGGCCTCGCCGACCAGTTGTCGGATATCGGTATCGACTGCATCGACGGCGGCGACATCGCTGTGCCACGACCGGAGGAGCGCGACCCCGATGCTGGCGGGCTGGACAGTGGGCGCGCGAAGTTCTTCAGGGAGACGAAAGAAGTCTGCGAGGACGTGACGACGGCGGTCGATGCGACCCTCCGAGAGGGACGATTCCCGCTCGTTCTGGGCGGCGATCACTCTATCGGCGTCGGGACCATCGCCGGCGCGGCCCGCGAGGACGAAGAGCTGGGCGTTATCTGGTTCGACGCCCACGGCGATTTCAACACACCCGAGACGACACCCAGCGGGAACATCCACGGGATGTCGCTGGCGGCTGTCCTCGGTCTCGGAGTGTTCTCGGATCACGAATGGGCGCACACGCCAGCGGTGAGTGAGGAAAACGTCGTCATCGTTGGTCTTCGAGACGTGGACGATGGCGAACGCCGGCTGATCGAAAACAGCGATATCACGGCATACACGATGTCGGATATCGACGCCCGGAGCGCGCCAGAGGTTGTCGACGAGGCGCTTGATATCGCGACTGACGGGACGGACGGAATACACGTCTCGCTCGACCTCGACTGGCTCGACCCGACGGAGGCCCCCGGCGTCGGGACGCCGGTCCGGGGCGGCGTCTCCTACCGCGAAGCCCACATTGCGATGGAGTACGTCGCCGAACATCACGACCAACTGCGCTCGATGGAACTGGTCGAGGTGAACCCGATTCTCGACGAGCACAACCGCACTGCCGAACTGGCCTGTGAACTCGTCGCCAGTGCCTTCGGCAAGCGCGTGCTGTAG
- a CDS encoding NAD-dependent epimerase/dehydratase family protein, which translates to MENQRVLVTGGGGFIGANLANKLAENNDVVALDDGYLGTPENVSEDVEYVEQSVLDDDLPTDVDVVFHLAALSSYAMHEDNPTHGARVNVEGFVNTVEQARDDGCDTIVYASTSSIYGSRTEPSPEDMDVTVNTGYEASKMARETYAEYFQNHYDLTLAGMRFFSVYQGYGGAEEHKGEYANVIAQFADDLASGNAPKLYGDGEQTRDFTHVDDIVRGLVLAAEHELNDVYNLGTGEAYDFNTVVEMLNDELETDIEPEYVENPIPEDVYVHDTCADFSKMHEATGWEPETSFEEGIELVCAPYT; encoded by the coding sequence ATGGAAAATCAGCGCGTTCTGGTAACTGGCGGTGGGGGGTTCATCGGGGCAAACCTCGCGAACAAACTGGCCGAGAACAACGATGTCGTCGCCCTAGATGACGGCTACCTCGGCACGCCGGAAAACGTATCAGAAGACGTAGAGTATGTCGAACAGAGCGTCCTCGACGACGACCTGCCGACCGACGTAGACGTCGTGTTCCACCTCGCAGCGCTCTCCTCCTATGCGATGCACGAGGACAACCCGACCCACGGCGCTCGCGTGAACGTCGAGGGGTTCGTCAACACCGTCGAGCAGGCCCGGGACGACGGCTGTGATACCATCGTCTACGCCTCGACGTCCTCCATCTACGGCAGTCGGACCGAGCCCTCGCCAGAAGACATGGACGTGACGGTCAACACCGGCTACGAGGCCTCGAAGATGGCCCGGGAGACGTACGCCGAGTACTTCCAGAACCACTACGACCTCACGCTGGCCGGGATGCGCTTCTTCTCGGTGTATCAGGGCTACGGTGGCGCGGAGGAACACAAGGGCGAGTACGCGAACGTTATCGCACAGTTCGCCGACGACTTGGCCAGCGGCAACGCACCGAAACTGTACGGTGACGGCGAACAGACTCGCGATTTCACCCACGTCGACGACATCGTCCGCGGACTTGTCCTGGCCGCCGAACACGAACTGAACGACGTGTACAACCTCGGTACCGGCGAGGCCTACGACTTCAACACCGTCGTCGAGATGCTGAACGACGAACTTGAAACGGACATCGAGCCGGAGTACGTGGAGAATCCGATTCCCGAGGACGTGTACGTCCACGACACCTGTGCCGATTTCTCGAAGATGCACGAGGCGACGGGCTGGGAACCGGAGACCAGCTTCGAAGAAGGCATCGAGCTGGTCTGTGCGCCGTATACGTAG
- a CDS encoding Rrf2 family transcriptional regulator, which produces MSSIELTPSQKNILQELVNLYRESESAVKGEDIAEKVDRNPGTIRNQMQSLKALQLVEGVPGPKGGYKPTANAYDALQIQDMDQAAEVPLRHNGELVEHSNVEEIDLTSVHHPEECRAEIQLQGTMSEFHEGDSVTVGPTPLSKLQIIGTLEGKDDTNNKLILAIDDMRAPAGEPEH; this is translated from the coding sequence ATGTCATCTATCGAACTGACACCCAGTCAAAAGAACATTCTGCAGGAACTGGTAAATCTCTATCGGGAAAGTGAAAGCGCTGTGAAAGGCGAGGACATTGCCGAGAAAGTCGACCGGAACCCCGGCACGATTCGAAACCAGATGCAGAGCCTCAAAGCCCTGCAGCTCGTCGAGGGCGTCCCCGGGCCCAAAGGTGGGTACAAGCCCACCGCCAACGCCTACGATGCGCTCCAGATTCAGGACATGGACCAAGCCGCGGAGGTCCCGCTACGCCACAACGGCGAACTTGTCGAACACTCGAACGTCGAGGAGATCGACCTGACCAGCGTCCACCACCCCGAGGAGTGCCGCGCAGAGATTCAGCTCCAGGGCACGATGTCCGAATTCCACGAAGGTGACTCGGTGACAGTTGGGCCGACACCGCTGTCGAAGCTCCAGATTATCGGGACTCTTGAGGGCAAGGACGACACCAACAACAAACTCATCCTCGCTATCGACGATATGCGGGCACCGGCGGGCGAGCCGGAGCACTAA
- a CDS encoding NAD(P)/FAD-dependent oxidoreductase gives MTENVVVLGSGYAGAGAIKSFEDELDGQTDVDVTWISETDYHLVLHESHRCIRDPSVQENIAIPVHEIKQPSTAFIQDEVVGIDTDAQEVDLADSDTVEYDYLLVGLGSQTAFFGIEGLEEYALTLKSLDDALDIHDKIQQAAREASTNDPAQVVIGGAGLSGIQTAGEVAEFRDEHNAPIDIHLVEGLDQVLPNSDPELQGALRKRLEAADVNIKCGEFIGEVDEETVYIGDEDELDYDVLVWTGGITGRDCMQEVDLDKDERNHRVHAEGNFQTEDEHVFAIGDSALIDQPGDQPAPPTAQAAWQAAEVAGENLARAVREQPLKTWTHKDKGTVVSVGEKAVAHDVVNVPIETFGGMPAKLLKKAIAARWINDMTGVGRAAKAWPDM, from the coding sequence ATGACGGAGAACGTGGTCGTGCTCGGTTCGGGGTATGCCGGCGCAGGGGCAATAAAGAGTTTCGAGGACGAGCTAGACGGTCAGACGGACGTTGATGTCACCTGGATTTCTGAGACAGACTATCATCTGGTCCTACACGAGTCCCATCGTTGCATCCGGGACCCGAGCGTGCAGGAGAATATCGCCATCCCCGTCCACGAAATCAAACAGCCCTCGACCGCATTCATTCAGGACGAGGTCGTTGGTATCGACACCGACGCCCAGGAAGTAGACCTCGCCGATTCCGACACCGTCGAGTACGACTACCTCCTCGTGGGGCTGGGTTCCCAGACGGCCTTCTTCGGTATCGAAGGGCTCGAAGAGTATGCCCTGACGCTCAAGAGTCTCGACGACGCCCTCGACATCCACGACAAGATCCAACAAGCCGCCCGCGAAGCGTCCACGAACGACCCAGCGCAGGTCGTCATCGGCGGTGCTGGCCTCTCCGGCATCCAGACCGCCGGCGAGGTTGCCGAATTCCGTGACGAACACAACGCGCCCATCGACATCCACCTTGTCGAAGGTCTCGACCAAGTCTTGCCAAACAGCGACCCTGAACTCCAGGGTGCCCTGCGCAAGCGTCTGGAAGCCGCTGACGTGAACATCAAGTGCGGGGAGTTCATCGGCGAAGTCGACGAGGAGACGGTCTATATCGGCGACGAGGACGAACTGGACTACGACGTGCTGGTCTGGACGGGCGGCATCACCGGGCGCGATTGCATGCAAGAGGTCGATCTAGACAAGGACGAGCGCAACCACCGCGTCCACGCGGAAGGGAACTTCCAGACCGAGGACGAACACGTCTTCGCGATCGGCGACTCGGCACTGATCGACCAGCCGGGCGACCAGCCCGCTCCGCCGACCGCCCAGGCCGCTTGGCAAGCCGCGGAAGTCGCGGGCGAGAACCTTGCACGCGCCGTGCGAGAGCAGCCACTGAAGACCTGGACCCACAAGGACAAGGGTACGGTCGTTTCGGTCGGCGAGAAGGCTGTCGCCCACGACGTGGTGAATGTGCCTATCGAAACCTTCGGCGGGATGCCCGCGAAACTGCTGAAGAAAGCTATTGCCGCCCGCTGGATCAACGACATGACCGGTGTCGGCCGGGCCGCCAAGGCCTGGCCCGATATGTAG
- a CDS encoding nucleoside phosphorylase codes for MTSDSEDPNDDVQYHLEVSDDDVADSVLLPGNPERVEKVVDYWDDHDIVAEHREYRTATGTHDGTPISVTSTGIGGPSAAIALEELARVGADSFIRVGSCGAIQEEASIGDLVITTGAVRQEGTSKEYVREDYPASADHRIVSALVAAAEELGYDYHLGVTCSTDSFYAGQSRPGFKDFEASGSDERIAALQEAGVLNFEMEAATILTLANLYGLRAGAVCTVYANRVTGEFRTEGERKAAKCASLAVSYLAEMDTAVEEADADGWHAGLSVDR; via the coding sequence ATGACAAGCGACAGTGAAGACCCGAACGATGACGTACAGTACCATCTGGAAGTAAGCGATGACGACGTGGCCGACAGCGTCCTGCTGCCGGGGAACCCCGAGCGGGTCGAAAAGGTCGTCGACTACTGGGACGACCACGACATCGTCGCCGAACACCGTGAGTACCGCACGGCGACGGGCACCCACGACGGGACACCCATCTCCGTGACCTCGACGGGTATTGGTGGCCCATCAGCCGCTATCGCGCTTGAAGAACTGGCCCGCGTCGGCGCTGACTCCTTTATCCGGGTCGGCTCCTGTGGGGCTATCCAGGAGGAAGCCAGCATCGGCGACCTCGTCATCACGACTGGCGCGGTGCGACAGGAAGGGACCAGCAAGGAGTACGTCCGCGAGGATTACCCCGCCAGCGCCGACCACCGGATTGTTTCGGCGCTCGTCGCCGCCGCCGAGGAACTCGGCTACGACTACCACCTCGGCGTCACCTGCTCGACGGACAGTTTCTACGCCGGGCAGTCACGCCCCGGGTTCAAGGACTTCGAAGCCAGCGGCAGCGACGAACGCATCGCGGCGCTCCAGGAAGCCGGCGTCCTCAACTTCGAGATGGAGGCGGCAACGATTCTCACGCTCGCGAACCTGTACGGCCTGCGGGCTGGTGCTGTCTGCACGGTGTACGCTAACCGCGTTACCGGCGAGTTCCGCACCGAAGGAGAGCGCAAAGCAGCCAAGTGTGCCAGCCTTGCTGTGTCGTATCTGGCGGAGATGGACACCGCTGTCGAGGAAGCCGATGCCGACGGCTGGCACGCCGGTCTGTCTGTCGACCGCTAG
- the cdd gene encoding cytidine deaminase has product MEDLLDAARDAIDEAYAPYSEYTVGAALETSDGSVYTGCNIENANYSNSLHAEEVAIGAAVSDGHRSFERVAVTSGKRDGVTPCGMCRQTFSEFCDESFEIITDGDEPTVYELGELLPTTITSDHLDK; this is encoded by the coding sequence ATGGAGGACCTCCTCGACGCAGCGAGAGACGCCATTGACGAGGCGTACGCGCCGTACTCGGAGTACACGGTCGGCGCGGCGCTCGAAACGAGTGATGGCAGCGTCTACACCGGTTGTAACATCGAAAACGCCAACTACAGCAACAGCTTGCACGCCGAGGAAGTGGCCATCGGTGCGGCTGTTAGCGACGGGCACCGGTCGTTCGAGCGCGTCGCTGTCACCTCTGGCAAGCGTGACGGCGTCACCCCCTGTGGGATGTGCCGCCAGACGTTCAGCGAGTTCTGTGACGAGTCGTTCGAGATCATCACCGACGGCGACGAGCCGACGGTGTACGAACTCGGGGAGCTCCTGCCGACGACAATCACCAGCGACCACCTCGACAAATGA
- a CDS encoding phosphopentomutase/phosphoglucosamine mutase: MELFGTAGIRGDVVSKVTPDLALRVGQATGRDGETFVLGYDGRVTSPALADAMAAGLQSAGARVVRIGRVPTPTLAYASQGRRGVMITASHNPPTDNGIKVFADGTEYGDDDETRIEGRIEDGSTPTAWRDWGDTESVDYLDEYRGAVADYAESLGGDPAGLTVAVDCGNGMASVATPQVLRELGADVLATEANVDGTFPGRESKPTPETLADFREFVAESDADFGFGHDGDADRIVVVDADGDVIHEDTILAMLAEHYTRATDVSDPVVVTTPNASGRIDERVEAAGGRVERIHLGSLHVGIADVRADATDETEVVFAAEPWKHIHTAFGGWIDGVASAAVLTRLFAKESVGDRRAVISERPYEKVSVECPDDAKAETMERLESDLPDAFPEADVSTEYGVRLSFDDGSWTLVRPSGTEPYVRVYAESDDIDALVADTTQAVRDAVTAVSAADA; encoded by the coding sequence ATGGAACTGTTCGGGACCGCGGGGATCCGCGGTGATGTCGTATCGAAGGTGACGCCGGACCTCGCGCTGCGCGTTGGACAGGCGACTGGCCGAGACGGCGAGACGTTCGTGCTAGGGTACGACGGTCGCGTGACCTCGCCAGCCCTCGCTGACGCGATGGCCGCGGGACTGCAAAGCGCCGGCGCGCGAGTCGTCAGAATCGGCCGCGTGCCGACGCCGACGCTGGCGTACGCTTCGCAAGGTCGACGCGGTGTGATGATTACCGCGAGCCACAACCCGCCGACGGACAATGGCATCAAGGTATTCGCCGATGGCACCGAGTACGGCGACGACGACGAGACGCGCATCGAAGGGCGAATTGAGGACGGCTCGACACCGACGGCCTGGCGCGACTGGGGCGACACAGAATCGGTCGATTACCTCGACGAGTATCGAGGCGCTGTCGCCGACTACGCCGAGTCGCTTGGTGGCGACCCAGCAGGGCTCACGGTGGCAGTCGACTGCGGGAACGGGATGGCCAGCGTGGCGACGCCACAGGTCCTCCGGGAACTGGGTGCCGACGTACTCGCGACGGAGGCGAACGTCGACGGGACCTTCCCCGGCCGCGAGAGCAAGCCGACGCCGGAGACACTGGCCGATTTCCGCGAGTTCGTCGCCGAGTCCGACGCCGACTTCGGGTTCGGCCACGACGGCGACGCCGACCGTATCGTCGTCGTCGACGCCGACGGTGATGTCATCCACGAGGACACGATACTCGCGATGCTGGCCGAACACTACACGCGTGCCACGGACGTTTCGGACCCCGTCGTCGTGACGACGCCCAACGCCTCCGGCCGCATCGACGAACGGGTCGAAGCCGCTGGCGGCCGCGTCGAACGCATCCACCTCGGCTCGCTCCACGTCGGTATCGCCGACGTTCGCGCGGACGCGACCGACGAAACCGAGGTCGTCTTCGCCGCAGAACCATGGAAACACATCCACACCGCCTTCGGTGGCTGGATCGACGGCGTTGCCAGTGCGGCCGTGCTGACGCGCCTGTTCGCCAAGGAGAGTGTGGGTGACAGGCGGGCCGTCATCTCCGAGCGGCCCTATGAGAAGGTAAGTGTGGAGTGCCCCGACGACGCCAAAGCCGAGACGATGGAGCGACTGGAATCCGACCTGCCGGATGCGTTCCCCGAAGCCGATGTCTCGACCGAGTACGGCGTCCGGCTCTCTTTCGATGACGGGTCGTGGACGCTCGTCCGGCCGAGCGGCACCGAGCCGTACGTCCGGGTTTACGCAGAGAGTGACGATATCGACGCGCTGGTTGCGGACACCACACAGGCAGTCCGTGACGCCGTCACGGCTGTCAGTGCCGCCGACGCCTGA
- a CDS encoding FkbM family methyltransferase → MISSDVVVQLASQTGFKPLLNRCYNQYREVSYRLAGDTYAVTVGDVSTEFLIPTYNEFTDLWKIDERPVLADLLGELRPDDVFYDIGANIGLYACLASEVTDNPVIAFEPHPDNAERLRQNMQHNRADISLFEHAMVDEDGEAELSITLEKIGSAGHSLVTTATEHETITISKRHGDEFIADNHLPTPTAIKIDVEGTEGAVLNGLSSTLDQPSCRLVYCEVHGNRLETNGHSVAGIRSQLEGHGFAVTERVIRDGKGDTFLIGKK, encoded by the coding sequence ATGATATCTTCAGACGTCGTCGTTCAGCTTGCATCCCAGACCGGCTTCAAACCGCTACTCAACCGGTGTTACAATCAGTATCGTGAAGTCTCGTACCGCCTTGCTGGCGATACATACGCGGTCACAGTCGGTGATGTCAGCACAGAGTTCCTGATACCAACCTACAATGAGTTTACTGACCTCTGGAAGATAGACGAACGGCCGGTACTCGCTGATCTGCTGGGGGAACTCCGGCCCGACGACGTGTTCTACGATATCGGGGCTAATATCGGTCTGTATGCCTGTCTGGCATCGGAGGTGACCGACAATCCGGTCATCGCATTCGAACCACACCCCGACAACGCCGAGCGGTTGCGACAGAATATGCAACACAACCGCGCCGATATTTCGCTATTCGAACACGCGATGGTCGATGAGGACGGTGAAGCCGAACTCTCGATTACGCTCGAAAAGATTGGTTCAGCCGGGCATTCGCTGGTGACGACAGCGACAGAGCACGAGACAATCACAATTAGCAAGCGACACGGCGACGAGTTCATCGCTGACAACCACCTCCCGACACCGACTGCGATCAAAATCGATGTCGAAGGGACGGAGGGCGCTGTTCTCAATGGTCTGTCGTCGACGCTCGACCAGCCCTCATGTCGGCTCGTGTACTGTGAAGTCCACGGAAACCGACTCGAGACCAACGGCCACTCCGTTGCTGGCATCCGGAGTCAACTGGAGGGACATGGCTTTGCTGTGACCGAACGGGTCATCCGTGACGGCAAGGGCGACACATTCCTTATCGGGAAGAAGTGA
- the psmB gene encoding archaeal proteasome endopeptidase complex subunit beta translates to MRDMTPGPDLSGPQATDEFQSDPYAPEVGELLEQSAQDSEKVNKTGTTTIGISTSDGVVIATDMRASLGGRFVSNKNVQKVEQIHPTAALTLVGSVGGAQSFIRTLRAEVNLYEARRGGDISMKALSTLAGNFARGGPFFAINPILGGVDDDGHHVYSIDPAGGVMKDDYTVTGSGLTVAYGTLEDRYEEDMTNDEAKEVAAASIKAAAERDTGSGNGIYLADVTADGVDINGYDFDELL, encoded by the coding sequence ATGCGAGATATGACTCCGGGGCCGGATCTTTCTGGACCCCAGGCTACCGACGAGTTCCAGAGTGACCCGTACGCGCCCGAAGTCGGCGAGCTCCTCGAACAGTCCGCACAGGATTCGGAGAAGGTGAACAAGACCGGGACGACCACCATCGGCATTAGTACGTCTGATGGCGTCGTCATCGCGACGGATATGCGCGCCTCACTTGGCGGTCGCTTCGTTTCGAACAAGAATGTCCAGAAGGTCGAGCAGATTCACCCCACGGCGGCGCTCACTCTGGTCGGGAGCGTCGGCGGCGCACAGTCCTTCATCCGGACGCTTCGTGCGGAGGTCAACCTCTATGAAGCACGGCGCGGTGGAGATATCAGCATGAAGGCCCTCTCGACGCTGGCTGGCAACTTCGCCCGCGGTGGTCCATTCTTCGCGATCAACCCCATCCTCGGCGGCGTTGACGACGATGGCCACCACGTCTACTCCATCGACCCGGCTGGCGGCGTCATGAAAGACGACTACACTGTCACCGGTTCCGGGCTCACCGTCGCATACGGGACCCTCGAAGACCGCTACGAGGAAGACATGACCAACGACGAGGCCAAAGAAGTCGCTGCTGCCTCCATCAAGGCTGCTGCCGAGCGTGACACCGGCTCCGGCAACGGCATCTACCTCGCTGATGTCACCGCTGACGGCGTCGACATCAACGGCTACGACTTCGACGAACTGCTGTAG
- a CDS encoding DUF555 domain-containing protein, which yields MNYLVAMEAAWLVRDVDDIDDAIGVAVSEAGKRLNEAEMDYVEVEVGATGCPACGEPFDSAFIAADTALVGLVLEMDVFNAESPEHAQRIAKSEIGGALRDVPLKVVEVFETEADEDEAEAEA from the coding sequence ATGAACTACCTCGTGGCGATGGAAGCAGCCTGGCTGGTTCGTGACGTAGACGACATTGACGACGCTATCGGTGTAGCAGTGAGTGAAGCGGGGAAGCGGCTCAACGAGGCCGAGATGGACTACGTTGAGGTCGAAGTCGGCGCGACCGGCTGCCCGGCCTGTGGCGAACCGTTCGACTCGGCGTTCATTGCGGCCGACACGGCACTCGTCGGACTGGTACTCGAGATGGATGTTTTCAACGCCGAATCCCCCGAACACGCTCAGCGGATTGCCAAGAGCGAAATCGGCGGCGCACTCCGGGATGTCCCGCTGAAAGTCGTTGAGGTGTTCGAGACCGAAGCCGACGAGGACGAAGCCGAAGCCGAAGCATAA
- a CDS encoding CBS domain-containing protein yields MDLPTPQDLRERRNELGLTQSELAERADVSQPLIARIEGGDVDPRLSTLRRIVTALEEAEGGIIKARDLMNSPVVGVAPDDSVHQTKDLMDERGYSQVPVIRDGAPQGLIGNSDIRQRPEENVGDLPVAEVMNESIATVEPDAPIDEVDAYLNHNAAVMVVEDGETIGVITEADIARTVS; encoded by the coding sequence ATGGACTTACCGACGCCACAGGATCTGCGGGAGCGCCGCAACGAACTTGGGCTAACTCAGAGCGAACTGGCGGAACGGGCTGACGTCTCTCAACCCCTTATCGCTCGTATCGAAGGTGGCGATGTGGACCCGCGGCTGTCGACGCTTCGGCGGATCGTGACCGCCCTCGAAGAGGCCGAAGGCGGCATCATCAAGGCCCGCGATCTGATGAACTCTCCCGTTGTTGGCGTCGCACCCGACGACTCCGTCCACCAGACCAAAGACCTGATGGACGAGAGAGGGTACTCGCAGGTTCCCGTCATTCGGGATGGGGCACCGCAGGGACTCATCGGTAACTCCGACATCCGCCAGCGACCCGAAGAGAACGTCGGCGACCTCCCAGTGGCTGAAGTGATGAACGAATCTATCGCAACAGTTGAGCCCGACGCACCCATTGACGAAGTCGACGCTTACCTGAACCACAATGCCGCTGTGATGGTCGTTGAAGATGGGGAAACTATCGGTGTCATAACCGAAGCGGATATCGCGCGTACGGTCAGCTAA
- the purM gene encoding phosphoribosylformylglycinamidine cyclo-ligase: MTDSESEADDADSEEGLTYAETGVDIDASEAATKALIGAAGEFEGDYAGLVDIGDQYLALATDGVGTKLLVAEAVNDYSTIGIDCIAMNANDLIATGVKPVAFVDYLAVETPDEETSEDIGTGLRTGAKRADVALVGGETAVMPDVIKGLDIAGTCAGLAPKDDVFPGEAEPGDAIVGWPSSGIHSNGLTLAREAVTQDHNYTDSFPPNPDKTIAEALLTPTRIYSEVLAPLRASETHAAAHVTGGGWTNLTRMGSYRYEITDPFEAQPVFEFVQAEGEVSDEEMHRTFNMGTGFVAAVPKADAAEIVADSEDARVIGEVADGDETVAIRDLELTE; this comes from the coding sequence ATGACCGACAGTGAGTCCGAGGCTGACGACGCCGACAGCGAGGAGGGACTGACCTACGCGGAAACTGGTGTGGACATCGACGCCAGCGAGGCGGCCACGAAGGCGCTCATCGGTGCAGCCGGCGAGTTCGAGGGCGACTACGCGGGACTGGTAGACATCGGCGACCAGTACCTCGCACTCGCAACGGATGGCGTCGGCACAAAGCTCCTTGTCGCCGAGGCCGTCAACGACTACTCGACAATCGGCATCGATTGCATTGCGATGAACGCCAACGATCTCATCGCGACCGGTGTCAAGCCGGTCGCTTTTGTCGATTACCTCGCGGTCGAAACGCCCGACGAGGAGACGAGCGAGGATATCGGCACGGGGCTCCGGACAGGAGCCAAGCGGGCCGACGTGGCGCTTGTGGGTGGCGAAACCGCTGTGATGCCTGACGTGATCAAGGGACTGGACATCGCCGGGACCTGTGCCGGACTGGCACCGAAAGACGATGTTTTCCCCGGCGAGGCCGAGCCCGGTGACGCTATCGTCGGCTGGCCGTCCTCCGGGATTCACTCCAACGGCCTCACGCTCGCTCGCGAGGCAGTCACGCAGGACCACAACTACACCGACTCGTTCCCGCCGAACCCTGACAAGACCATCGCCGAGGCACTGTTGACGCCGACGCGGATCTACAGCGAGGTGCTTGCGCCCCTTCGAGCCAGCGAGACCCATGCGGCCGCACACGTCACCGGCGGCGGCTGGACAAACCTCACCCGGATGGGGAGCTACCGGTACGAGATTACCGACCCCTTCGAGGCCCAGCCCGTCTTCGAGTTCGTCCAGGCGGAAGGTGAAGTCTCTGACGAGGAGATGCACCGGACGTTCAACATGGGGACTGGGTTCGTCGCTGCGGTCCCCAAGGCCGATGCTGCGGAGATTGTCGCCGACAGCGAGGACGCTCGCGTGATCGGCGAAGTGGCTGACGGGGATGAGACGGTTGCGATTCGCGACCTCGAACTCACCGAGTAA
- a CDS encoding metalloprotease, which translates to MAGRRRRPTTERTIGGLSFSQRELRDLLVAWLALGLAFTFFLERQFRRIVFGQFGGLSGAEIASTFAISLLTVGVGFLLHELAHKVVAVRFGQIAAFKADYRMLGFAVLGGLAGFLFAAPGAVVHRGRLTAKQHGLIAVAGPVTNLALAVVFLVPFVAALLLSTGGFLWEVARMGLQINLLLAGFNMLPFGPLDGRTVREWSTPVFLAVAVPSILLGVGALFVL; encoded by the coding sequence ATGGCGGGTCGACGACGGCGACCCACCACGGAGCGAACTATCGGTGGCCTCAGCTTCAGCCAGCGCGAACTCCGGGACCTCCTCGTCGCCTGGCTTGCACTCGGACTGGCGTTTACATTCTTCCTTGAACGACAGTTCCGCCGCATCGTCTTCGGCCAGTTCGGCGGCCTCTCGGGTGCCGAAATCGCCAGCACGTTCGCGATCAGTCTGCTGACCGTCGGCGTCGGCTTCCTGTTACACGAACTGGCTCACAAGGTTGTCGCCGTCCGCTTCGGACAGATCGCTGCGTTCAAGGCCGATTACCGGATGCTCGGGTTTGCAGTTCTGGGCGGCCTCGCTGGCTTCCTGTTCGCCGCGCCGGGGGCGGTCGTCCACCGTGGTCGACTCACAGCGAAGCAACATGGCCTCATCGCCGTCGCCGGACCGGTGACGAACCTCGCGCTCGCTGTCGTGTTCCTCGTTCCGTTCGTCGCGGCACTACTGTTGAGCACGGGTGGCTTCCTCTGGGAAGTCGCCCGGATGGGTCTGCAGATCAATCTCCTGCTCGCTGGCTTCAACATGCTTCCTTTCGGCCCGCTCGACGGTCGAACGGTTCGGGAATGGAGCACGCCGGTGTTTCTCGCCGTCGCAGTGCCGTCGATTCTGCTCGGGGTCGGCGCGCTGTTCGTCCTCTGA